The following coding sequences lie in one Streptomyces sp. NBC_00510 genomic window:
- a CDS encoding TetR/AcrR family transcriptional regulator, with protein sequence MSTTGRRVGRPRAQARPDSGLTAREELLAAAAELFSTQGYAATTTRAVAERAGMRQASMYHYFGGKEDLLAALLEGTVRPSLDLAHSLVARTDAPAEARLWALCRADVALLCGGPHNLGALYLLPEVRAERFAGFRAARDELKAAYAALLAATVPGAALRAADLEVRADLVFGLIEGVILIRRDSPIPDGPAFASATADAALRVAGCPDGGLAALHREGEALLAV encoded by the coding sequence GTGAGCACCACGGGACGGCGCGTCGGGCGGCCGCGCGCGCAGGCGCGGCCGGACAGCGGCCTGACCGCCCGCGAGGAACTCCTCGCCGCCGCGGCCGAACTGTTCAGCACACAGGGCTACGCGGCCACCACGACCCGCGCCGTCGCCGAGCGCGCCGGGATGCGGCAGGCCTCGATGTACCACTACTTCGGCGGCAAGGAGGACCTCCTCGCCGCGCTCCTGGAGGGCACCGTCCGCCCGTCCCTGGACCTCGCGCACTCGCTCGTCGCCCGCACGGACGCGCCTGCCGAGGCCCGGCTGTGGGCACTGTGCCGGGCGGACGTCGCCCTGCTGTGCGGGGGGCCGCACAACCTCGGCGCGCTCTACCTGCTCCCCGAGGTCCGTGCCGAGCGCTTCGCCGGTTTCCGCGCCGCCCGGGACGAGTTGAAGGCCGCCTACGCGGCCCTGCTGGCCGCGACGGTGCCGGGCGCCGCGCTCCGCGCCGCCGATCTCGAGGTCCGCGCCGACCTCGTCTTCGGCCTCATCGAGGGCGTCATCCTCATCCGGCGCGACAGCCCGATCCCCGACGGGCCGGCCTTCGCCTCCGCGACCGCCGACGCGGCGCTGCGCGTCGCCGGCTGCCCGGACGGCGGCCTGGCCGCCCTGCACCGCGAGGGCGAGGCCCTGCTGGCGGTGTGA
- a CDS encoding ADP-ribosylglycohydrolase family protein: MTHRKERAAGAIVGSAVGDALGAPFEFGPAGAFSARFPAPGTGDEMCGGGGWDPGEATDDTQMAVLVADSLLESGRLDLPDVFARFVRWAAADPKDIGLQTEAVLTSGDPWDLAAAVHFQTHHRAAGNGALMRAAPAAVHFAGHGRAASLDAARRIAALTHGDRAAWEGSAILHDLVRVALDGGDPVAPAAVADALAQVPEPFHQRWAAVLAPGWHPGLATEFNGAVWPCLGSAVWAVRTTGGFEAALRAAVDLGGDTDTVAAVTGTLAGAVYGLAAVPERWTAHLHVPVPGSPGRVLRVADLIVLAARLTGD, translated from the coding sequence GTGACGCACCGTAAGGAACGCGCTGCGGGCGCGATCGTCGGATCGGCCGTCGGCGACGCGCTCGGCGCGCCCTTCGAGTTCGGCCCGGCGGGCGCGTTCAGCGCCCGCTTCCCCGCGCCGGGCACGGGTGACGAGATGTGCGGTGGCGGTGGCTGGGACCCCGGTGAGGCCACCGACGACACGCAGATGGCAGTGCTCGTGGCCGACTCCCTGCTGGAATCGGGCAGGCTCGACCTCCCCGACGTCTTCGCGCGATTCGTGCGGTGGGCGGCCGCCGACCCCAAGGACATCGGCTTGCAGACCGAGGCCGTCCTGACCTCCGGCGACCCCTGGGACCTGGCCGCGGCGGTGCACTTCCAGACGCATCACCGGGCGGCGGGCAACGGCGCCCTGATGCGGGCCGCCCCCGCCGCCGTCCACTTCGCCGGACACGGACGCGCGGCCTCCCTCGACGCCGCACGCAGGATCGCCGCCCTCACCCACGGCGACCGCGCCGCCTGGGAGGGCAGCGCGATCCTCCACGACCTGGTACGCGTGGCCCTCGACGGCGGCGACCCGGTCGCCCCCGCGGCCGTGGCCGATGCGCTGGCGCAGGTCCCCGAGCCCTTCCACCAGCGGTGGGCCGCCGTCCTCGCGCCCGGCTGGCACCCCGGTCTGGCCACGGAGTTCAACGGCGCCGTCTGGCCCTGCCTCGGCTCCGCGGTCTGGGCCGTGCGGACCACCGGCGGCTTCGAGGCCGCGCTGCGCGCGGCGGTCGACCTGGGCGGCGACACCGACACCGTCGCCGCCGTCACGGGGACCCTCGCCGGCGCGGTGTACGGCCTCGCGGCCGTACCCGAGCGCTGGACGGCTCACCTGCACGTGCCGGTACCGGGCTCGCCCGGCCGCGTCCTGCGCGTCGCCGACCTGATCGTTCTGGCGGCCCGGCTGACCGGGGACTGA
- a CDS encoding DUF6011 domain-containing protein produces the protein MAVPAPEPSPLPGLSPDGQPAQERPTVLCADCHRPLTTHDARLWGRGRGCRRKHGLGTAPRIGRFDVEQEQLPGT, from the coding sequence ATGGCCGTACCCGCACCCGAGCCGTCACCCCTGCCCGGCCTGTCGCCCGACGGGCAGCCGGCGCAGGAGCGCCCGACCGTCCTCTGCGCCGACTGCCACCGGCCCCTCACCACGCACGACGCCCGGCTCTGGGGCCGGGGCCGCGGCTGCCGGCGCAAACACGGACTCGGCACGGCACCACGGATCGGGCGCTTCGACGTCGAGCAGGAGCAGCTGCCGGGGACGTGA